One stretch of Corynebacterium callunae DSM 20147 DNA includes these proteins:
- a CDS encoding DoxX family protein, whose translation MIRKFARPMLASVYIADGAETVLNPQAHVEGTEVVLDRIRYVLPRKYAKRISKDPATVTRIIGGTKVGAGSLLALGRLPRISAAALAVVTVPTILARNAFWETQDANEKRDRRNGFVTNIALLGGLFITAVDTEGKPGVKWRANHAAQVGKKQIQQALPTKSETEKIGEKASDWISDTTGKVSEYAHTAQEFVGENKEDWLKTATETARKAADTVTDYAHKATAFVEDNRADWLDAAQTNAKTARNSAVKAATKAQDKANFALQVAEETTGRAAKKANKNYGKLQKRADKAVDRAQKKLK comes from the coding sequence ATGATCCGCAAGTTCGCCCGACCAATGCTAGCTTCGGTGTACATCGCCGATGGTGCAGAAACCGTCCTGAACCCCCAGGCACATGTCGAAGGAACCGAGGTGGTCTTGGACCGTATTCGCTATGTGCTCCCCCGCAAATACGCAAAGCGGATTTCCAAGGATCCAGCAACTGTCACCCGTATCATCGGTGGCACCAAAGTAGGTGCCGGCTCTTTGCTCGCATTAGGTCGGCTTCCTCGCATCTCCGCAGCAGCCTTGGCTGTTGTTACCGTTCCAACCATCTTGGCTCGAAACGCATTCTGGGAGACTCAGGATGCCAATGAAAAGCGCGATCGTCGCAATGGGTTTGTCACCAACATCGCACTGCTAGGTGGCCTGTTTATTACTGCAGTAGATACCGAAGGCAAGCCAGGCGTGAAGTGGCGTGCAAACCACGCTGCTCAGGTTGGTAAGAAGCAGATTCAGCAGGCACTTCCAACCAAGTCTGAAACCGAGAAGATCGGTGAGAAGGCTTCTGATTGGATTTCTGACACCACCGGCAAGGTTTCCGAGTATGCTCACACCGCTCAGGAATTTGTGGGTGAGAACAAGGAAGATTGGCTGAAGACTGCAACCGAAACTGCCCGCAAGGCTGCTGATACCGTCACCGATTATGCTCACAAGGCAACCGCGTTTGTTGAAGACAATCGTGCAGACTGGCTAGACGCTGCTCAGACCAACGCTAAGACCGCGCGTAACTCCGCAGTTAAGGCCGCAACCAAGGCGCAGGATAAGGCTAACTTTGCACTTCAGGTTGCGGAGGAAACCACCGGCCGTGCTGCAAAGAAGGCAAATAAGAATTACGGCAAGCTGCAAAAGCGTGCTGATAAGGCTGTTGACCGCGCACAGAAGAAGCTCAAGTAA
- the uvrA gene encoding excinuclease ABC subunit UvrA, whose product MADRLVVRGAREHNLKGVNIDLPRDSMVVFTGLSGSGKSSLAFDTIFAEGQRRYVESLSSYARMFLGQMDKPDVDLIDGLSPAVSIDQKSTNRNPRSTVGTITEVYDYLRLLYARAGTAHCPVCDAPVQRQTPQQMVDQILEMEDGLKFQILAPVVRTRKGEFVDLFADLAAQGYSRVRVDGEVHQLSDPPKLEKQIKHDIDVVVDRLQVKASQKQRLTDSLETALRLADGVAVLEFVGLEEDDPQRLRRFSEKMSCPNGHPLSVDELEPRAFSFNSPYGACPACDGLGVRTEVDIDLIVPDPDAPAIKAIQPWNSSPNHSYFEKLIEGLAKAMDFDPKTPFKDLSAPQRKALIYGTKKEVSVRYKNRYGRVRAWTAPFEGVMGYFDRKLEQTDSETQKDRLLGYTREVACPTCKGARLKPEILAVRLDSKSHGALSIAGLTALSVQGAFDFLDNLTLGKREEMIAGAVLKEIHARLKFLLDVGLAYLTLDRAAGTLSGGEAQRIRLATQIGSGLAGVLYVLDEPSIGLHQRDNQRLITTLEHLRDIGNTLIVVEHDEDTIRRADWLVDIGPRAGEFGGEVVYQGLPEGILDCEESLTGAYLSGRRTLGVPDKRREIDPERKLTIVGAKENNLQDVDVDIPLGVLCCITGVSGSGKSTLINQILAKVLANKLNRARQVPGRAKRVEGLEHLDKLVQVDQSPIGRTPRSNPATYTGVFDKVRNLFAETTEAKVRGYKPGRFSFNIKGGRCEACQGDGTLKIEMNFLPDVYVPCEVCSGQRYNRETLEVKYKGKNIAEVLDMPISEAADFFEPITSIHRYLATLVDVGLGYVRLGQAATTLSGGEAQRVKLAAELQKRSNGRTIYILDEPTTGLHFEDIRKLMMVIQGLVDKGNSVVVIEHNLDVIKAADWVVDMGPEGGSGGGNVVAEGTPEQVAEVSGSYTGRFLKELL is encoded by the coding sequence GTGGCTGATCGCCTTGTAGTGCGCGGTGCGCGTGAACACAACCTCAAAGGTGTAAATATTGATCTTCCGCGTGACTCCATGGTGGTGTTTACCGGACTGTCTGGATCTGGAAAGTCCTCTTTAGCCTTTGACACCATCTTTGCGGAAGGCCAACGTCGATACGTTGAATCTCTTTCCAGCTATGCTCGTATGTTCCTGGGGCAGATGGATAAGCCAGATGTTGATCTAATTGACGGACTTTCTCCTGCGGTCTCTATTGACCAGAAGTCAACCAACCGCAATCCGCGTTCCACCGTGGGCACTATTACTGAGGTTTATGACTATCTGCGTTTGCTTTATGCACGTGCTGGAACTGCACACTGCCCAGTGTGTGACGCTCCCGTTCAAAGGCAAACTCCACAGCAAATGGTGGACCAAATCCTGGAAATGGAAGACGGATTAAAATTCCAAATCCTGGCTCCAGTCGTTCGCACGCGCAAAGGTGAATTTGTTGATCTTTTTGCAGATCTTGCAGCTCAGGGCTATTCCCGCGTCCGCGTTGATGGCGAAGTGCACCAACTGTCTGATCCACCGAAGCTAGAAAAGCAGATCAAACACGATATTGATGTGGTGGTTGACCGTTTGCAGGTCAAAGCCAGCCAAAAGCAGCGCCTTACTGATTCTCTAGAAACCGCCCTACGTTTGGCAGACGGCGTTGCAGTTTTGGAATTTGTGGGCCTTGAAGAGGATGACCCACAGCGCCTGCGTCGCTTCTCAGAGAAGATGAGCTGCCCCAATGGTCACCCTCTCTCAGTCGATGAGTTGGAACCACGTGCCTTTTCGTTTAACTCTCCTTATGGTGCCTGCCCAGCTTGTGATGGTCTCGGTGTGCGCACCGAGGTAGATATTGATCTAATCGTTCCAGACCCCGATGCACCTGCTATTAAAGCTATACAGCCGTGGAATTCCAGCCCTAACCATTCCTATTTTGAAAAGCTGATTGAAGGCCTAGCTAAAGCTATGGACTTTGATCCAAAAACTCCCTTCAAAGATCTTTCCGCTCCGCAGCGCAAGGCACTTATTTACGGTACTAAAAAAGAAGTGAGCGTGCGCTATAAAAACCGCTATGGGCGCGTGCGTGCCTGGACGGCTCCTTTTGAAGGCGTCATGGGCTATTTTGATCGCAAGCTGGAACAAACCGATTCTGAAACCCAAAAAGATCGTCTCCTAGGCTATACCCGCGAGGTAGCTTGTCCAACCTGTAAAGGAGCAAGGCTCAAGCCAGAAATTCTCGCTGTACGTCTGGATTCCAAATCTCATGGCGCATTGTCCATTGCAGGACTTACCGCACTTTCAGTACAGGGAGCTTTTGACTTCCTCGATAATTTGACCTTGGGCAAGCGCGAAGAGATGATCGCCGGTGCAGTGCTGAAAGAGATCCATGCCCGCTTGAAATTCCTGTTGGACGTGGGTCTCGCATACCTCACATTGGACCGTGCTGCAGGCACCTTGTCCGGCGGTGAAGCACAGCGCATCCGCTTGGCCACCCAGATTGGCTCGGGTCTGGCCGGCGTGCTTTATGTGCTAGATGAACCTTCTATTGGTCTACACCAGCGCGATAACCAGCGTTTGATCACCACCTTGGAGCATCTTCGCGATATCGGAAACACTCTCATTGTGGTTGAACACGATGAAGACACCATTCGACGCGCCGACTGGCTGGTTGATATCGGACCACGTGCTGGTGAATTTGGTGGTGAGGTTGTTTACCAAGGCCTGCCAGAGGGCATCTTGGATTGTGAAGAATCTCTAACCGGTGCCTATCTATCCGGCCGTCGCACTTTGGGAGTGCCTGATAAGCGGCGTGAGATTGATCCTGAGCGCAAACTCACCATTGTTGGAGCAAAAGAAAACAACCTCCAAGACGTTGATGTGGATATTCCGCTGGGAGTCTTGTGCTGTATTACTGGTGTATCTGGCTCGGGTAAATCCACGCTCATTAATCAGATCTTGGCAAAGGTTTTGGCTAATAAGCTCAATCGCGCCCGCCAGGTGCCAGGACGTGCCAAGCGAGTAGAGGGCTTGGAGCATCTGGATAAGTTGGTGCAGGTAGATCAGTCGCCAATTGGTAGGACCCCTCGTTCAAACCCAGCCACTTACACCGGTGTATTTGATAAGGTCCGTAATCTCTTTGCAGAGACCACCGAAGCAAAGGTACGCGGATATAAACCAGGCCGTTTCTCCTTTAATATCAAGGGAGGCCGCTGTGAAGCCTGCCAAGGTGATGGCACACTCAAAATTGAGATGAACTTCCTGCCAGACGTTTATGTTCCTTGCGAAGTATGTAGTGGTCAGCGCTACAACCGCGAAACTCTCGAGGTGAAATACAAGGGTAAAAACATTGCAGAAGTCCTCGATATGCCTATCTCTGAAGCAGCGGATTTCTTTGAACCCATCACCTCAATCCACCGTTACCTAGCAACATTGGTGGATGTGGGACTGGGGTATGTACGCCTTGGTCAAGCAGCAACCACCTTGTCCGGTGGTGAAGCTCAGCGTGTCAAACTTGCTGCTGAACTGCAAAAACGTTCCAATGGGCGCACCATCTACATCTTGGATGAGCCCACCACAGGTTTGCATTTTGAAGATATTCGCAAGCTGATGATGGTAATTCAAGGTTTGGTGGACAAGGGCAACTCAGTTGTTGTTATTGAACACAATCTTGATGTCATTAAGGCTGCGGACTGGGTGGTGGATATGGGCCCTGAAGGTGGCTCCGGCGGCGGCAATGTGGTCGCCGAAGGCACACCTGAACAGGTCGCTGAGGTTTCAGGTTCCTATACGGGCCGGTTCCTTAAAGAACTGCTGTAG
- a CDS encoding MBL fold metallo-hydrolase — protein MTNELVLHKISVSQMDNNCYLLAAKGNGLLIDAADNAPALLKMAQDAGVKITKVLTTHRHSDHVRALEDILDATGATHYAPFLEVPALPATVDVELHHGDVIEFEGFELPIIILRGHTPGGATLVAEIDGKTNLFVGDSLFPGGLGKTSSEGDFVRLFNDVKQRLFETYPDDSIIWPGHGKETTLGQERPELEAWWERRW, from the coding sequence ATGACCAATGAACTCGTCTTACATAAGATTTCCGTCTCTCAGATGGACAATAACTGTTACCTTTTGGCCGCTAAAGGAAATGGCCTTTTGATTGACGCTGCCGACAACGCACCCGCACTGCTAAAAATGGCTCAGGATGCAGGGGTAAAAATCACCAAGGTTCTCACTACCCACCGCCACTCGGATCACGTTCGCGCCCTCGAGGATATTCTCGACGCTACCGGAGCTACCCATTATGCCCCATTTTTGGAGGTGCCAGCACTACCTGCAACAGTTGACGTTGAGCTACATCATGGAGATGTCATTGAGTTTGAAGGTTTCGAACTGCCCATTATCATTTTGCGCGGTCACACCCCGGGTGGTGCAACCCTTGTTGCTGAGATCGACGGCAAGACCAACCTTTTTGTGGGAGATAGCCTCTTCCCAGGTGGACTAGGCAAGACCAGCAGTGAAGGTGACTTTGTTCGCCTCTTTAATGATGTTAAGCAGCGACTCTTTGAGACATATCCTGATGATTCAATTATCTGGCCAGGTCACGGCAAGGAAACCACCTTGGGTCAAGAACGCCCAGAGCTAGAGGCGTGGTGGGAGCGACGCTGGTAA
- a CDS encoding HelD family protein, translating into MTTPGHFPAGADVQESAVKAIQEEQAYVDMLFQRLDDEVNRANERLAEVMKDVDPSNPDPEALVRRETEYHGLNEKLDRLNLAQLGLVFGRIDVAEESGETPENPVPGKPTLDRRYIGRMGLDAREDNYRTLLLDWRAPMARPFYLATTVQPEGVELRRHIRTRGRKVSGIDDEVLSGDAALAAAQQQGVGSESALHQALQAARTGHMTNIVETIQREQDEIIRDTTRGVMVVQGGPGTGKTAVALHRVAYLLYTWREQLAKSGVLIIGPNKTFLEYISHVLPELGETGVVLSTIGDLYPGIKPTGHEDLLTREIKGSEEMATILNEAVRAYQTVPEIPLEVTVDGIVIVIDEKTVAKSRTRARRSRQPHNLARPIFREHLVEQLAHQMAQTIGADPLGGKNLLSAADIDQLHDDLLDDVALLQVIEGFWPELAPQQVLQDLLTDAERIETAAAGYDEETHASLLRAEDAPWAPSDAALLDELTTLIGLPDPDEAREEAQKKWRQEIEDAQEVLDVLSSSQSSDIDENPDIDPDAEILSAFDIIDAETLAQRQEVRDNRSTAERAKADHTWAYGHVIVDEAQELSPMEWRMVFRRSPSRWMTLVGDIAQTGSPAGVDDWSESLEPFIKNRFRHHELTVNYRTPAEIMVVANQLLARINPDLAPATAIRESGRAVEFFPTDADTEQLKEAFLREDPERSIAVISSQARFTQAHNHFLVEEIKGLEFDHVIVVDPEGIIKESPQGLQDLYVAVTRATQTLSVLGEISL; encoded by the coding sequence ATGACCACCCCAGGCCACTTCCCTGCTGGTGCGGATGTGCAAGAGTCCGCAGTAAAAGCCATCCAGGAGGAACAGGCTTATGTTGATATGCTCTTTCAACGCCTCGATGATGAGGTAAATAGGGCAAATGAGCGGTTGGCGGAAGTGATGAAGGACGTCGACCCATCCAACCCTGATCCCGAGGCTTTGGTGCGCCGTGAAACTGAATATCACGGACTTAATGAAAAACTCGATCGCCTCAACTTAGCCCAATTAGGACTTGTTTTTGGCCGCATTGACGTTGCTGAAGAATCTGGCGAGACCCCAGAAAATCCCGTTCCGGGCAAGCCCACTCTTGATCGTCGTTATATCGGCCGCATGGGTTTGGATGCACGTGAAGATAATTACCGCACCCTGCTTTTGGACTGGCGCGCTCCCATGGCGCGACCATTTTATCTAGCTACCACGGTGCAGCCAGAAGGCGTGGAATTACGGCGCCATATCCGCACTCGCGGCCGCAAGGTGAGTGGAATTGATGATGAGGTTTTATCAGGTGATGCTGCTTTAGCCGCTGCTCAACAGCAAGGCGTTGGTTCCGAATCTGCCTTGCACCAAGCTTTGCAAGCAGCTCGTACTGGGCATATGACCAATATTGTGGAAACCATCCAGCGCGAGCAGGATGAAATTATTCGCGATACCACCAGAGGCGTCATGGTCGTCCAGGGTGGCCCCGGCACCGGTAAGACCGCCGTGGCACTGCACCGGGTGGCCTATTTGCTCTATACCTGGCGCGAACAATTGGCCAAATCTGGTGTCTTGATCATCGGTCCGAATAAGACTTTCTTGGAATATATTTCTCACGTTTTGCCCGAACTCGGTGAAACTGGCGTGGTTTTATCCACCATTGGCGATCTCTACCCTGGCATCAAACCCACTGGTCATGAGGATTTGCTCACCCGAGAAATCAAGGGCTCTGAGGAAATGGCCACCATCCTCAATGAGGCAGTGCGGGCTTATCAGACTGTTCCTGAAATCCCGCTTGAAGTCACCGTTGATGGCATCGTGATCGTTATCGATGAAAAAACTGTGGCTAAGTCACGCACCCGCGCCCGTCGCTCCCGTCAGCCGCATAATTTAGCGCGTCCAATTTTCCGCGAGCATCTGGTGGAGCAGTTGGCTCACCAAATGGCGCAGACCATTGGCGCCGATCCTTTGGGTGGCAAAAACCTGCTCTCTGCAGCAGATATTGATCAATTACACGACGATTTGCTTGACGACGTGGCCCTGTTGCAGGTCATTGAAGGTTTTTGGCCGGAGTTGGCGCCTCAGCAGGTCCTCCAGGATCTGCTTACCGACGCTGAGCGCATCGAAACTGCAGCAGCCGGTTATGACGAGGAAACCCACGCATCACTCCTTCGTGCAGAAGACGCTCCGTGGGCACCTTCTGATGCAGCGCTTTTAGATGAACTAACCACTCTTATTGGCTTACCTGATCCAGATGAAGCTCGAGAAGAAGCCCAGAAAAAGTGGCGTCAGGAAATTGAAGATGCTCAAGAAGTCCTAGACGTCTTGAGTTCTTCTCAGTCCTCGGATATTGATGAAAATCCTGATATCGATCCAGACGCAGAAATTCTCTCGGCATTCGATATTATCGATGCGGAAACCCTCGCCCAGCGCCAAGAAGTGCGGGATAACCGTTCCACCGCTGAACGTGCAAAGGCTGACCACACCTGGGCTTATGGCCATGTCATTGTAGATGAGGCACAGGAACTCTCCCCCATGGAATGGCGTATGGTTTTCCGTCGCAGCCCTTCCAGGTGGATGACGCTGGTTGGTGATATCGCACAAACCGGTTCGCCTGCAGGTGTTGACGATTGGTCCGAGTCTTTGGAACCATTTATCAAGAACAGATTCCGTCATCACGAACTCACAGTGAATTACCGCACCCCTGCGGAAATTATGGTGGTGGCAAACCAACTGTTAGCCCGAATTAATCCTGATTTGGCACCGGCAACTGCAATCCGAGAATCTGGACGTGCCGTAGAATTCTTTCCCACAGATGCCGACACTGAGCAGCTCAAAGAGGCATTTCTCCGAGAGGATCCAGAACGTAGCATCGCGGTTATTTCTTCCCAAGCACGCTTTACTCAAGCCCATAATCATTTCCTGGTTGAGGAAATCAAGGGCTTGGAGTTTGACCACGTCATTGTGGTTGATCCGGAGGGGATTATAAAAGAATCTCCCCAAGGGCTGCAGGATCTTTATGTTGCAGTAACGCGTGCAACCCAGACCTTGAGTGTTCTTGGAGAGATTTCTCTTTAA
- a CDS encoding DUF2339 domain-containing protein, with translation MDPKSLDRITLRAAVEKLSASAAALAEAQKDIDSLLARLDSAQQAEMTPEQTPEHSKSVLIPAISARNLNVPVGTASVETNKWQAPAAAQTIAYPKPQKPAKVKKQLSSEEKIMRAVAIGGGIITVAGVILLVSVAIQRGWLGPLGRVVGAYFIGLILLGAALWLRSKKGRIEAIVALTVTSQIAFIATTCALIFILEWIPEGLGSFIILLGNSAYLLLGRIWSTETKDQRIPATPAVFLGATLVTGFCALSFVFNNNAWWPTFGIVVALIMSWRISTRSMRIAAAVLGIGIQIFLVESWVATTWPAAAVGVCTAVLLIGLTLWDHPAGGSTAETKAVSKYWNSFNGDPTAVGVGIFAPIPISMATSLLVSDHGYPWIGLFLGLVVSCFALFGALKGASTSTVLYQGAAPSSFKRLTAVMAICLVAGSFVMVFGSSLTTRNWMTLTFLVVACLLFMVLQRLPRERQFGVIPWLVWLCAAVFMTGTLLRHVVSLAPLWLTDISALVQALLILAFIGVTILGRRTFYGQPLWLQLLVGLILLTLSATAIVTIVTFMGSLLAGNSGMLLGFIIGHATVSILWMIIAAAAMLSRRLFNVPGALWTGVALALAGTIKLVFFDLVALSGVPRAIAFLLSGIALLAIAALRGRRNNSTELVDETPAPTAVL, from the coding sequence ATGGACCCCAAGTCTCTTGACCGGATTACCCTCAGAGCGGCTGTGGAAAAACTCTCAGCTTCCGCGGCTGCGTTGGCTGAGGCGCAAAAAGATATTGATTCTTTGCTCGCCCGCTTGGATTCTGCGCAGCAAGCAGAAATGACCCCAGAACAGACCCCAGAGCATTCAAAGTCTGTTCTCATTCCCGCTATTTCAGCGCGTAACCTAAACGTTCCTGTCGGTACGGCCAGCGTGGAAACGAACAAATGGCAGGCCCCTGCAGCAGCTCAAACCATTGCTTATCCAAAACCGCAAAAGCCTGCAAAGGTGAAAAAGCAGCTGAGCTCTGAAGAAAAGATTATGCGAGCGGTAGCCATCGGCGGAGGGATTATTACCGTCGCTGGTGTCATTTTATTGGTTTCTGTTGCGATCCAACGGGGCTGGCTTGGACCGCTGGGGCGCGTAGTCGGTGCTTATTTTATTGGGCTGATTTTGCTGGGTGCTGCGTTGTGGCTACGTTCCAAAAAGGGCCGCATCGAAGCAATTGTTGCACTAACGGTGACATCACAAATCGCGTTTATTGCAACCACTTGCGCCTTAATATTTATTTTGGAGTGGATACCCGAAGGTTTAGGATCCTTCATTATCTTGTTGGGCAATAGCGCTTATCTGCTTCTTGGCAGAATTTGGAGCACTGAAACAAAGGACCAGCGAATACCCGCCACACCAGCTGTTTTCTTGGGTGCCACCCTCGTTACCGGCTTCTGTGCTCTCAGCTTTGTATTCAACAACAATGCCTGGTGGCCAACATTTGGCATTGTTGTTGCCCTCATCATGTCTTGGCGAATTTCCACCCGCAGCATGCGCATTGCAGCTGCGGTATTGGGTATTGGCATTCAGATTTTCCTGGTCGAAAGTTGGGTCGCCACCACGTGGCCTGCCGCCGCAGTCGGAGTTTGCACTGCGGTGTTGTTAATTGGCCTGACACTTTGGGATCACCCAGCCGGTGGCTCCACAGCGGAAACCAAAGCAGTATCAAAGTATTGGAACAGCTTTAATGGTGACCCCACCGCAGTGGGCGTAGGAATTTTCGCACCGATCCCCATTTCCATGGCAACCAGCCTCCTGGTTAGCGATCATGGATATCCCTGGATTGGCCTCTTTTTGGGCCTGGTGGTCTCCTGCTTTGCCCTTTTTGGAGCGCTCAAGGGCGCGTCGACAAGCACTGTTCTTTATCAAGGAGCTGCGCCGAGCAGCTTTAAGAGGCTGACTGCGGTAATGGCAATATGCCTGGTTGCTGGCAGTTTTGTGATGGTTTTTGGCAGCTCGCTAACAACACGCAATTGGATGACCCTTACATTCCTAGTGGTTGCTTGTCTGCTATTTATGGTGCTGCAACGCCTGCCACGGGAGCGGCAATTTGGCGTTATTCCGTGGCTAGTGTGGCTGTGCGCTGCGGTGTTTATGACGGGAACGTTGCTGCGTCATGTGGTCTCGCTCGCCCCGCTGTGGCTCACCGATATTTCGGCTCTGGTGCAGGCGCTGCTGATTCTCGCATTTATTGGTGTCACGATCCTGGGGCGTCGCACATTTTATGGACAACCTTTGTGGCTGCAACTACTTGTCGGCCTAATCTTGCTGACACTTTCGGCCACCGCAATCGTAACAATCGTCACTTTTATGGGAAGTCTGCTAGCCGGAAATAGTGGCATGTTGCTGGGATTTATTATCGGCCACGCCACGGTTTCCATTTTGTGGATGATTATCGCCGCCGCCGCCATGCTCAGCCGCCGGCTCTTCAACGTCCCCGGAGCGCTCTGGACCGGCGTGGCGTTAGCGCTCGCGGGCACCATTAAGCTGGTCTTTTTCGACCTTGTTGCACTTTCTGGTGTGCCACGCGCAATCGCCTTCTTGCTCTCTGGCATCGCCTTGCTCGCCATCGCCGCCCTGCGCGGGCGTCGAAATAACAGCACTGAGCTTGTCGACGAAACCCCTGCCCCTACAGCAGTTCTTTAA